The following coding sequences are from one Prochlorococcus sp. MIT 1314 window:
- a CDS encoding phenylpyruvate tautomerase MIF-related protein, with translation MPYINVVTSVKVEDKKKLLEEISILISSLTKKSKRFVMAKLDDESEIYFEDENPCCFLEIKSIGSLNPSEMAMALSNFIYEKMGIPLDKIYISFADVPASMWAWNGRTFG, from the coding sequence ATGCCTTACATTAATGTTGTAACTTCAGTAAAAGTAGAAGATAAGAAAAAATTACTTGAAGAAATTTCAATCTTAATTTCATCTTTAACTAAAAAATCAAAAAGATTTGTAATGGCTAAGTTGGATGATGAATCTGAAATATATTTTGAGGATGAAAATCCTTGTTGCTTTTTGGAAATTAAGTCAATAGGTTCCTTAAATCCTTCTGAGATGGCAATGGCATTAAGTAATTTTATATATGAGAAAATGGGTATCCCATTAGATAAGATTTATATTTCTTTTGCGGATGTACCCGCCTCAATGTGGGCATGGAATGGTAGAACATTTGGATAA
- a CDS encoding methyltransferase domain-containing protein — protein MEVLNNYQRKKPDESNDEEFYSAPKFVYHLDANFRQYLSSIYENEIEEYSNVLDLMSSWDSYLPKGKKYKKVIGHGLNKQELEKNKILDSYWIQNFNLNQEIPLDNESIDYCLLVAAWQYLQYPENLTKEIARILSSQGKIIIAFSNRAFWHKAPTIWTSSTEEERVKYVRKVLISNGFNEPKIIKKFNEPPLKIFNFLNKDPFYCLIATKE, from the coding sequence TTGGAAGTTTTAAATAATTATCAGAGAAAAAAACCTGATGAGAGTAATGATGAAGAATTCTATTCTGCTCCAAAATTTGTCTATCATTTAGATGCAAACTTCAGGCAATATCTATCAAGTATTTATGAAAATGAAATTGAAGAGTATTCAAATGTCCTTGACTTAATGTCCAGTTGGGATAGTTATTTACCAAAAGGGAAAAAATATAAAAAAGTTATTGGGCATGGACTAAACAAACAAGAACTTGAAAAGAATAAGATACTTGATTCTTATTGGATACAAAATTTCAATTTAAATCAAGAAATTCCTCTAGATAATGAAAGCATTGATTATTGTTTATTGGTAGCAGCATGGCAATACTTACAATATCCAGAGAATTTAACCAAAGAAATCGCAAGAATCTTGAGTAGTCAGGGCAAAATTATAATTGCTTTTTCAAATAGAGCATTTTGGCATAAGGCTCCTACTATATGGACTTCATCTACTGAAGAAGAGAGAGTCAAATATGTAAGAAAAGTATTAATTTCAAACGGATTTAATGAGCCAAAAATTATAAAAAAATTTAATGAACCTCCTCTTAAGATCTTTAATTTCTTAAATAAAGACCCGTTTTATTGTTTAATTGCAACTAAAGAGTAA
- a CDS encoding DUF3386 family protein codes for MENPKEINCKEIFRKAYENRYTWKNEFHGYQGKCIFSINNIIHEGKFVLGKDFKPNIQEIDDDKIVKSISSQLFEVCIHRVKRQFQSVHSENNFNLVKSSESGIEMKVSGKNDGDKYRVKDKCINMVYRKIHGNIIEIFVDEFLDTGIGVLSKKYSSQQIDLNTLKANSQKLEYEDDFIKISEENYWILNSRTIKYLNQNQEEEIQKFVFKDLCLLD; via the coding sequence ATGGAGAATCCAAAAGAAATTAATTGTAAGGAGATTTTTCGAAAAGCCTATGAAAATAGGTATACCTGGAAGAATGAATTTCATGGTTATCAGGGTAAATGTATTTTTTCAATTAATAATATTATTCATGAAGGTAAATTCGTATTAGGTAAAGACTTTAAACCTAACATTCAGGAAATAGATGATGACAAGATTGTTAAAAGTATTTCCTCACAATTATTTGAAGTATGTATACATAGAGTAAAGAGACAATTTCAATCTGTGCATTCAGAGAATAATTTTAATTTAGTTAAAAGTTCTGAAAGTGGAATAGAAATGAAAGTTTCAGGGAAAAATGATGGAGATAAGTATAGGGTTAAGGATAAATGTATTAATATGGTTTATAGAAAAATTCATGGGAATATAATTGAAATCTTTGTTGACGAATTTTTAGATACAGGAATCGGGGTTTTAAGTAAAAAATACAGTAGTCAACAAATTGATCTGAATACTCTTAAGGCAAACTCACAAAAATTGGAATATGAGGATGACTTTATAAAAATAAGTGAAGAGAATTATTGGATTTTAAATTCGAGAACAATAAAATATTTAAATCAAAATCAAGAAGAAGAAATACAAAAGTTTGTTTTCAAGGATCTATGTTTATTAGATTAA
- a CDS encoding chlorophyll a/b binding light-harvesting protein, giving the protein MLQTYGKSDVTYDWYAGNSGVVGRSGKFIASHAAHAGLMMFWAGAFGLFELARYDASIPMGSQNLICLPHLAGLGIGGIENGVITETYGITVICTLHLIFSAVLGAGGLLHSNKFAGDLADYPETSKPRKFDFEWDDPDKLTFILGHHLIFLGIGAIWFVEWAKWHGIYDPALGAVRQVEYDLNLSEIWNHQFDFLKIDSLEDVLGGHAFLAFLEIIGGIFHIFTKQVGEYTEFKGKGLLGAEAILSYSVVGVSYMAFVAAFWCASNTTIYPVDLYGEPLKLQFEFAPYFTDTVDLGSGVYSSRAWLANAHFYLGFFFLQGHLWHALRAMGFDFKKIGQAFDNMEDAKITQK; this is encoded by the coding sequence GTGTTACAAACTTACGGAAAATCTGATGTCACCTATGACTGGTACGCAGGGAATTCTGGTGTTGTTGGCCGTTCAGGTAAATTCATAGCTTCTCACGCTGCTCATGCAGGACTTATGATGTTCTGGGCAGGTGCTTTTGGATTATTTGAGTTAGCTCGTTACGATGCCAGTATTCCAATGGGTTCACAAAATCTAATTTGTTTACCTCACCTCGCAGGTCTTGGGATCGGCGGTATTGAAAATGGAGTTATTACCGAAACATACGGAATTACTGTAATTTGCACATTGCATCTAATCTTCTCTGCTGTATTAGGTGCTGGTGGATTATTACATTCCAATAAATTTGCTGGGGATCTTGCGGATTATCCTGAAACCAGTAAGCCAAGAAAATTTGATTTTGAATGGGATGATCCAGATAAATTAACTTTTATTCTTGGTCATCATCTAATCTTTTTAGGTATAGGAGCTATTTGGTTCGTAGAATGGGCTAAATGGCATGGGATCTATGACCCAGCTCTCGGAGCAGTAAGACAAGTTGAATATGATTTGAATTTGTCAGAAATATGGAATCATCAATTTGATTTTCTAAAAATAGATAGTTTAGAAGATGTTTTAGGAGGTCATGCATTTCTAGCCTTTTTAGAAATTATTGGCGGAATTTTCCACATTTTTACTAAGCAAGTTGGAGAATATACGGAATTCAAAGGTAAAGGTTTACTTGGAGCTGAGGCTATTTTGTCTTACTCAGTAGTAGGCGTTTCCTATATGGCTTTTGTAGCTGCATTCTGGTGCGCTTCTAATACAACAATTTACCCAGTTGATCTTTATGGAGAACCTTTAAAACTTCAATTTGAATTCGCTCCTTATTTTACTGATACAGTTGATTTAGGTTCTGGTGTATATAGTTCAAGAGCTTGGCTTGCAAATGCTCATTTTTATTTGGGATTCTTTTTCTTACAAGGTCATTTATGGCATGCTCTAAGAGCTATGGGATTTGACTTCAAGAAAATTGGTCAAGCGTTTGACAATATGGAAGACGCAAAAATTACACAAAAATAG
- the fldA gene encoding flavodoxin FldA, translated as MTVGIYYATTTGKTEDVADRLHNFLSSAEAPKDVSDVDDLSEFEGLDGIICGIPTWNTGADEERSGTAWDSILEDIGELSLSGKKVAIFGLGDSSTYTENYCDAMEELHSYFIKAGAEMVGYVDKSSYTFDESKSVIGESFCGLPLDEDSESDLTDSRLESWASQLKGEISSLA; from the coding sequence ATGACTGTAGGAATTTATTACGCTACTACAACAGGAAAAACAGAAGACGTTGCGGATCGTCTTCACAACTTTCTTTCTTCCGCAGAAGCACCTAAAGATGTATCTGATGTGGATGACCTTTCAGAATTTGAAGGTCTTGATGGAATTATCTGCGGGATCCCTACTTGGAACACCGGAGCAGATGAAGAAAGATCAGGGACTGCATGGGATTCAATCTTAGAGGACATTGGTGAATTAAGTTTATCAGGGAAAAAGGTTGCAATTTTTGGTTTAGGAGATTCTTCTACCTATACAGAAAATTATTGTGATGCCATGGAAGAACTTCATAGCTACTTCATTAAAGCAGGCGCTGAAATGGTCGGTTATGTAGATAAATCTTCTTATACATTTGATGAGTCTAAAAGTGTCATTGGAGAAAGCTTTTGTGGATTGCCTCTTGATGAGGATAGTGAATCTGATTTAACTGATTCACGTCTTGAAAGTTGGGCTTCTCAGCTAAAGGGCGAAATTTCTTCATTGGCGTAA
- a CDS encoding AhpC/TSA family protein, translated as MTDKFQNSINNLVEEFNFKGEKRFKLIVLFGLLGDFDSFEYAINLKNFINNQQVKNLDIFAIAIGNINGKRKFCKFTGFREENLIVVSDNHIHNNLKIPRGLDIGLGGWINMLLMLSGINSFKTIKEVLRGYTGDRKAKQIYSEFDKIDVLKFLNFSGDSFRKVFGDGYLRPFELATFRLNNMNEIIKNWGDYILNEKYLPQRGASFLLNDKNQVIYKFFSSDVLGYSSNMRDPLGFLSDLIKD; from the coding sequence GTGACTGACAAATTTCAAAATAGTATCAATAATCTTGTTGAGGAATTCAACTTTAAAGGAGAAAAACGATTTAAATTAATTGTTTTATTTGGTTTATTGGGAGATTTTGATAGCTTTGAATATGCAATAAATTTGAAAAACTTTATCAATAATCAACAAGTTAAAAATTTAGATATTTTCGCCATTGCTATTGGAAACATAAATGGGAAAAGGAAATTCTGTAAATTTACTGGCTTTCGTGAAGAAAATTTAATAGTTGTTTCTGATAACCACATTCATAATAATTTAAAAATCCCAAGAGGTTTAGATATAGGTTTAGGTGGTTGGATCAATATGCTTTTAATGTTATCTGGAATAAATTCTTTTAAAACTATTAAAGAAGTTCTTAGAGGCTATACAGGAGACCGTAAAGCAAAGCAAATCTATTCAGAATTCGACAAAATTGACGTTTTAAAGTTTCTAAACTTTTCAGGTGATTCTTTTAGAAAGGTTTTTGGGGATGGTTATTTGAGACCATTTGAATTGGCAACATTTAGATTAAATAATATGAATGAAATAATTAAAAATTGGGGTGATTATATTCTTAATGAAAAATACCTTCCTCAAAGAGGAGCTTCTTTTTTATTGAATGATAAAAATCAAGTTATCTATAAATTTTTTTCGAGCGATGTGCTTGGATATTCATCAAACATGAGGGATCCTCTAGGATTTTTATCTGATTTAATTAAAGATTAG